CTCATCTAACGGAGCTACAGGCCCTCAGTGGCACTTCACCGCGGACTCGTTCGCATCAGACTGCGATCAGTACTGGTGAAGGTAGGAGGGCCTGTGCTCGTGTTTGAGGGGGAAGGATTTAAAGCCCTTGGTCATgggtttgtgttgttgttgctgctgctgctgttgttgttgctgctgctgctgctgggtgaaGGGGAAACCAGAGGAGATGCCGGTGGAGGGGGAGCAGTCGCTGGCAGTGGACCACACGGGAGACTGCAGCATCTGCATGGAGTCGCTCCActgggaggaaggagggatgtTCATCTGGTACAAGGAAGAGCTGGGATTGGGCATGGTGTTGGTGTGGGTGGAGTGCTGCCATGGCGCTTTGGGAGGCCAGGTTTTAGTTTTGCTGTCCTGTGGAACAGCAAGGTTGAAAAGGTCAATAaccgaaatactatactatgacttttattttgacatactgtaacttttattttgacacactatactataacttttttatgacatactatactatgacttttttcatcacaACAAGACCTTACCAATCCCATTAAATTAGGACCAAAAATTGATTCCCAATGCCAAACTCACTGGTGCTGTTTAATGTATAACTAAGTCTGATGTTTCCTTGATGGCAAAAAAAGCTaatagcatttaaaaaaaaaaaaaaaaaaaaattcccacgAGTAGTTTGCAAAGTGTCAACACTGGTTAAAAAATAAGCTCCATTCACATACTATACAGTTCATACTTTACCTGGTTATCATCCACGATGTGATGGAGTGGTGGTGAGGGCAGGGTGCACACCTCCGGCTCACCACAGCTGTGTTTTCTGAGATCAGAGATATTTATTATGAGATCACTGAACCTTGTTAgcattcacatactgtacagctaGAGTATTTCTCACACAGCCGAGCTGGCACATCTTCTTCTACGCAATAACCCTCAACAAGTGTGTAGTATAAAAGGGATGGGGGAAAAAGATCTCTACTTagttttgtgtgtgagtgtggaatatcaacaaaagaaaaagataattaTCAGTGCGGTGTGAATGTAGGCAACGTTCACACCGCACTGATAATTATCAAACAATTGACAGTAAAATCTGGCTGACTGAAATTGATGAGACAAATCCAAGCCGGTGGATGAGTTTGAGACTTACCTCCTTTGTTTAACCGCCGCTACGAGGTCCGGCCCAGAAAACATGGAGAACAGACTGTCGCCATTGGCTGAAGACGTCTCATCGCTGGAGCTGGCCGAATCCCCCTGATTGGCTGACCAGCTGCTGTTTACGGCCTCCCTGAGGATGCAACCAGAGGAGGTGTTAGCTCTGTTACCGTTAAACTCTCAACGATGTTGTATTTGAAGGTATCACAAGTTCAGAtttatgtgatgatgatgtctaAACACCTTGATGACACAATTAAAGAAAAATCTGCAATGTATGAAATTGTAAAAGTCTCTTCTTTGAGTTAATGTTGATTCAGTGGCATTTGATGACTACATATCAACAGAATCTCTTGGTCTTATTTCATGGCAAACGCTGTATTAAAGTGGTTAAAACGTGAAATCCTTTTCATAACGACAGCACTATTGCACAGGGTTTACATGTGAGATGCCACTGCGGTGATGGCTTCCTGATTACGTCTTCCTGTTGTCTCACACTTGTGATCTGAATTAAATGACAACAGTCATGATTAACATGGTAAATGCCTCACATATCAATGATGTCTGCCACATTAATAATTTAATCAGGACATTGCTCAACACTATTGTGCACTATGATGAAACTAAGCTTTAAATAACCATCCAACAGTTCAGCACTATACTGCTGCCCAAAACAAGTCCTGAAACATGGTGTTATAAGTGTGGGTCCCTCCGTGTATCTTgtttttcacaagccatagtacGTTTGGCTTGTCTGAAGCAGATGAAATTGATACTTTAggctatttagtctggtttggtttcacagtACACAAATTAAAACGGACCAAATAAGAAAATAAGTTCTTGaagggcgtgtacgaaggagcgaatttatcttttttgtctcaagagctgccacttctatgcagggagtAGCAGGCTTTGATATattgcagtttatttttttcactttgactcagcactgatctactgtacGCGCAAATCCTTTCTCTTCCAATTTACctcaaatgactttataaacgtcactacttttgtggactttatttaacGTATTCTGTACGCTGTCTTCAGCCCAGATTTCAAGCAAAGGTCGTTTACTTATGTCCATCTCATcaaatgcccgcacaggcagcctgcatttTGGTTTACTTGGAAAAGGTCAGAGAacacctctcgcaagcggtctcagtccggttgttttggtccgcaccagagtacgattactgcgttcacaactgcccaaacaaaccgcaccagagttcgattaaaaaggactaaatgttggcttgtgaaagcaccctaagagTGAGAGCGGTAGAAAACTGTCTGCCTTTAAACACTACTccgtattgatttgtgttgtctACATTCAAAAGGGGATACCAGGGAAAGACTTTCATCCCATAACACATTGTGGGTGTCATCTAACTTTAGCCCATGGCAACATGATGCTGTGTGTATCAGTAACCTGTTTGATGTTAATGCCATCTTTTCTTATTCTTCTTTCCTGCTTGTattcataagataagatattcctttattagtccaacagtggggaaatttgcaacagtggggaaatttgcatgTTAAAATGCCAGTTTGACTAATTAAAAGTCTGGTTTTAAAACTACAAAAGAATTGTTTTCCTGTTATGCAGTGGATCAGAGATAAGGAAAATGTCATGTACATATACCCACCCTTCACTGTAGTACTCTGGGTGGGACCAGGTCCTGTGCTGCTCCTCAGGCATTGGCCAGTTGCTGCGCGTGTTGCTGGGGCGACGGATGTGCTGCACCTGCCGTTTCTGCTGCATGGCCTGACTGACGCCGGCGACGTAACGTGCAAACTCCGGGTCAGAACCAACTGCGCATATAAAAGGGAGGATAAACACAACCATGAGTTTCTGACACCCTCAGCTTTTCTCTTTGGCTCCCTGGAGCTCAATCCGTTTAGCCAGACTGTCTACCATAGCAGAAAAATCACAATAGAGGTAAGTCAACTCGGCACAATGGGCCTCGACTGCAATCAAAAGAGTCTGCTGCACTGTAAAAATAGCGACTGACAGGCTAAATTCAGCAGAAATTGTCAACTTGCAGGCGAAAACAGCTCCTCGCACTATCTGACCTACATTGATTATACTCAGATCAGGGTCCAACGTCTGAAATCTGCTTGAATGGTTAAGATAGTAAATAAATAGCACGATATGACACCTGTGCTGCATTTCAAATACTTTCTACAAAATATCTGCCATACTGAATTCACTAAATAAAgcctaaaaaaaagataatatttCTATGTAGTCCGGCCTTGACTAACTAGTGACCATCCTGATTATTTCCTTGCCATTTGCTCTCTTGTCACCACTTCAGAGTGCTTTGGCTGAAGACAAAAATAGGCAGAGACGTCATTTATCCCCACTGCCATTACACTGCTTCACTTTAATGTCATGAAGTTGCCTTTTGTGTATGATAAAAATCTTTGTATGGTAGTCCCTTTATGTTGTTAACAACTGATGCCTGCAAacaaattttattttatggGACAATAAAGATTTGAATTTAGAGGAGTAACTATTTATATGTCAGCTGGATACTCACTAAATGCATCTTCACAGTTTCAATTGGATTGTATGGACACTGTTTTGAACATTAGTCTCCTGGTACAATGAATAGCTAACTAGTAACTGCATTATAAGTCATAAAAACATTGcaaagctttttttaaataatgaaacaatGTTGTCAGCAAGCTTCAGGCCTACTTCCCCCCTCACACTGCTGACATAACAGTATGACTGAGGAGCATGGGAAGTCGACGCCAACGCTCCTATCCGGACATCTCTTCGTGACAAAAGAGATGACCAGCCATAactttatatctttacatctTTCTTATTTGTCTTAGTTTTCAGCAATCTttacagaaaaatacatttgtagaaTAGTAGCAGATTGACTTATACCAATTTTTAAGGTTTTTATCCTCctacacataaaaaatgtatgtttcctGATTTTTATCtcaattttgtattatttatttcttgATCTGACAGCCCATagtcaaaatataaacaaatcaGTTCCCAGATTTTTAGTTGGAAAAAGTACACCTCATAGGTATATAAAAGGGATCTCACCTGCTGGGTCGAAGGGCAGCGTGTCTCCCAGGACTCCAAACACTCCTTCACTCTGATCCCTGTTGGGCCAAGTGTTGTTGCGGGGCCCCTGCGGCTTCTGACCCAGCATCTCTGACATGACGCTGTCCATGTAGGTGCTGACCAGGCCCAGACTGTACAGATCTGAGCTCAGATCTGGCAGTCCGGGAGAGCTCCACTGCCCGATCGGACCCAGGGGGGACAGCCCTCCTGGGGGGCCTTGCGGTGGAGGCTGTTGCCCGGAGCTGCCGAGCCACTTGCTTGCCACTCTTTGCTGTGACAGAACCTGGGGTGGGGTCTGCTGAGGAGGAAGCTGAGGAGGAGGCGGCTGCTGCTGACTGATGGGCTGCAGGAGGTGCTGGTAGTACTGCAGGGCCTGTGGGGAGGGCTGCTGAGTCGGAGGAGGGGGCTGCTGGGGCTGTTGTTGCTGCGGAGGAGGTGGCTGTGgttgtggctgctgctgcttctgcacCGACGGTGGCGGCTGGGGCTGAGGCTGCGGCAGGTTCTGAGCTTGGGCCTGTAGGGCACTGTGAGAGATAGATTGGGAAGTTGGCGGAGGTCCACTCGGAGGCTTCAGCTCAGCGGGGTTTGCAGACGCCACAGAGTTCCTCCTCTTGACCAGGGGTGAAGCCTGCTGGGATTTCCCCATGTTAAATCCTGAGAGAAAGTCGATGACATCCTGCATCTCTTGGTCAGTCGGCAGGTTCATCCCCTGGTCCTCGGACCCTAAGCCGTTGGCCAGCAGGTTCTGCTGGGCGGAGTCAGGAGTGCAGGACAGGCTGCTCATCTGCAGGATGCTCTGTAGTCTCCCGTCGCCGTGGCCCAGGCTCTTGGCCTTCTCCTCAGAGCTGCTGGTTGTCAGCATGCTGCGAGACGGGGTGCTAGGGATGGAGTAACTGCCCCCACTATTAGAGCTGGATGAGACCTTCTTGGTGAACTTGGAAGTCAGCTTGGATATTGTTTTGGGCAACCCACTGGAGGTCTTGGAGCTGGTGCCTGGAGGCAAGTCTGCCTGGCCACCATAATCTGGGATCTCCCGCTGCAGCTGCATCTGAATAGTTGGCAAGGCTTGTTCTCTTTTGGAGGGAAGAGAAAGACaagtaattattatttagtGTTAAAAGTACTACAGTAATCTGAATTCACTTGATTAAGGGTGCTAAAGGTGCTTTAACACCTGTAGTTTAATTCAGTTAGTCCGGACCTAaaaattatacttttattattagaattatACTCACTTCCTCTCCTTCCACCTGTTGATGTCAAACACTGCTGTGTAGAGCACGTCTACGAGACCAAGTGTCTTCTCTGGATCCAGGCTCCTCTGGAGCAAGGACATAGTGGCTGGGTCCTCCTTCAGACACCTgaacacgtacacacacacacacacacacacacacatgcaacaacATGAAGAGACAGGAACTACAAATCCACACAATGTCTTGCATACAAAAGCCCAGGTGCATTTGCTAAAGAGATTAATACTTGAAATTTGACATTCAAGAAAAGAAGAGCCAAAACAACCCGACAGACTACTCTTTCAGCTCACACACTGGTTTAGTGTATTCATCGTGGCCCACTGCCTCTCCACATCTTGGAAACACGTCTCCTTACATGGATGCTAATTCAAATGTCTCACATTATCTCACCACAAATGATTAGAATGAAGTATTAAGAGAAATACTTTCACTTTTCTCAAATAACACTGACTTGCTCTGGAGCAAGATCTGCCAGGATCTGCCAACATAACTGCTGCAAGAGAGTTACTAGGTATAAAGTAGCTCCTCACCATGAATATATGTGTATACAACTGTATAAATATGGCAAGAATTAAGGCATAAACACATCATAACTGTATCCATATTGACACTATTTGACCTGATCCAAACCACAGTGGCATCTGGATTTTCTAGTGTGAAAAGTTTACACTCCTGTTGCAGCTGTAAAACAGTTTGGAgcactgactgattgactgaaaATTCAGCACAGAGCATCTAATCGTACGATGCTCCcatgacacaaaaaaacatttctatttgAAGATGTGATAATGTCAGAGTACCTAGCAAATGTGTTAACACTATATTACAAAAGGTGCTCAACATCTTTGTGTACTCAGTCTATTAAATCCAGTGTATTAACTAGATGCTCCGTTCCTCTTCATTGTGTTGAGAATGTTAGATCCGGACAGTGTCTGCTCTTTCTCACCTCCCATCTCTGTCTGCATGCATATGATTTACAATTATGTAACTAGACTTACACAAAACCACATGATCAATATTGGTGCATGTAACTGTACCTGGGTAACTATTCAGTTTCTGTTCGTAGGTTTCATATTTCTTATTAAGAATTACAATTTGATgtgattcattttaaatgtgacCGCCACTAGTTGGAAGACATGTC
Above is a genomic segment from Sebastes umbrosus isolate fSebUmb1 chromosome 2, fSebUmb1.pri, whole genome shotgun sequence containing:
- the LOC119476970 gene encoding granule associated Rac and RHOG effector protein 1-like → MYCCSAQESKMDYKRRFLLGGSKQKVQQHQQYQMPELSRTLSASLASSCSASSPMGTGVGMPGSCHPPPSGATTAVADIQQGISKYLDALNVFCRASAFLTDLFSSVFRNSHYSKAAMQLKDVQEHVMEAASRLTAAIKPEIAKMLMELSAGAANFKDQNDFSLQDVEVLGRCFLTVMQVHFQFLSQALQKVQPVAQSCLAEALAQAQERCANARSQSVDLGPLTELEEASRSWKGAAQAMARLRERGRDGCLAGIQVQHLFCSNNTTIPEHQLKELNMKIDNALQAYKAALESLGHSEYALKAGFHLNPKAVEAALQSCCSEAEAQQAGRMQTTSQPIQCELPTIPVQIGSHFLKGVSFNESAAENLKLKTHTMLQLIKEALGQNGVTPRDDSPVTEVLNQVCPSSWRGACKTAVQLLFAQAGLVVVDTAQIENKEAYAPQITLEGSKVVVQVPSTWCLKEDPATMSLLQRSLDPEKTLGLVDVLYTAVFDINRWKERKEQALPTIQMQLQREIPDYGGQADLPPGTSSKTSSGLPKTISKLTSKFTKKVSSSSNSGGSYSIPSTPSRSMLTTSSSEEKAKSLGHGDGRLQSILQMSSLSCTPDSAQQNLLANGLGSEDQGMNLPTDQEMQDVIDFLSGFNMGKSQQASPLVKRRNSVASANPAELKPPSGPPPTSQSISHSALQAQAQNLPQPQPQPPPSVQKQQQPQPQPPPPQQQQPQQPPPPTQQPSPQALQYYQHLLQPISQQQPPPPQLPPQQTPPQVLSQQRVASKWLGSSGQQPPPQGPPGGLSPLGPIGQWSSPGLPDLSSDLYSLGLVSTYMDSVMSEMLGQKPQGPRNNTWPNRDQSEGVFGVLGDTLPFDPAVGSDPEFARYVAGVSQAMQQKRQVQHIRRPSNTRSNWPMPEEQHRTWSHPEYYSEGEAVNSSWSANQGDSASSSDETSSANGDSLFSMFSGPDLVAAVKQRRKHSCGEPEVCTLPSPPLHHIVDDNQDSKTKTWPPKAPWQHSTHTNTMPNPSSSLYQMNIPPSSQWSDSMQMLQSPVWSTASDCSPSTGISSGFPFTQQQQQQQQQQQQQQQHKPMTKGFKSFPLKHEHRPSYLHQY